A window of Akkermansiaceae bacterium contains these coding sequences:
- a CDS encoding phenylalanine--tRNA ligase subunit beta, with translation MNVSLNWLNDHLDLSHMSLQEMDDLLTFAGVEVEAIHQKGVPSDRIVVAQVKSAEQHPDADKLKVCMVDAGEGELRQIVCGAQNYAVGDKVPCALPGADLGGGFVIKEGKLRGVESRGMLCGADEIGMVSEVDGLMILSQDLEIGKPLQQVFDTDTIIEVEVTPNRPDLLSHTGIARELAALAGIERKHHAITEPDTASGEGVVQLSAPDSCPFYTAVKISGVTVAESPVWLKTKLEAIGLRPINNIVDITNYALHELGHPLHAFDAAKVDGALDIRMAADGEIFKALDEADYTLTSDDVVISDASGHALALGGIMGGLDSGVTETTTDIILESAYFTPAKIRRSSRRLLLSSDSSYRFERGSDPQQVLPSSAFAAKLIVELAGGKIEGPTALAGEAPQLTGEVALDEAKLNQLMGGSISLADAQGILTRLGLEQLGGNLWSIPSYRLDLHRHIDLVEEIARVHGLDNVPSRFSGTFAHESEIDAAYDYQMCVRNKLVALGFYETQTIKLIAASSPDLMTAQMDTALPLRPLQDGDVIRVALPLSEDHAIMRPSLTPGLVATAARNIRQGAKSLRLFEIGRQFRNVGGGKANDLEADSLAMLLGGERRPATWSVRSGCQGRIDAFDVKAAIAALLPTRDIQFTPRDREGFIIAADVQCDGKPIGVFAQLSPAKCRDLGSDSPIYLVELDVKKCQQLGTGAVQVDGLPQFPGSSRDAAMVAPIDLANAEIEKVVKKHNEMLLVSSACFDLFTDPTGEKMPVDKKSIAYTFHYRSPDRTLKANEVDQAHQKLLDKLSQALPITFR, from the coding sequence ATGAACGTCTCACTTAACTGGCTTAACGACCACCTCGACCTCTCCCACATGTCACTCCAGGAAATGGATGACCTGCTGACCTTCGCAGGTGTCGAGGTGGAGGCCATCCATCAAAAGGGAGTGCCGTCCGACAGGATTGTCGTGGCCCAGGTCAAGTCCGCCGAACAACACCCGGATGCGGACAAACTGAAAGTCTGTATGGTCGACGCCGGCGAGGGCGAACTGCGCCAGATTGTTTGTGGCGCGCAAAACTATGCGGTCGGCGACAAGGTCCCATGTGCACTTCCCGGCGCCGATCTCGGAGGCGGTTTTGTCATCAAGGAAGGCAAACTCCGCGGTGTGGAATCCAGGGGCATGCTCTGCGGCGCGGATGAAATTGGCATGGTGTCCGAAGTCGACGGCCTGATGATCCTGTCCCAAGACCTGGAGATCGGCAAACCGCTGCAGCAAGTCTTTGATACCGACACCATCATCGAGGTGGAGGTCACCCCCAACCGCCCGGATCTGCTCTCCCACACCGGTATCGCGCGCGAGCTTGCCGCCTTGGCGGGCATCGAGCGCAAACATCACGCCATCACAGAGCCTGACACGGCTTCCGGTGAAGGTGTCGTCCAACTCTCCGCCCCCGATTCCTGCCCCTTCTACACCGCCGTCAAAATCTCAGGCGTCACCGTGGCTGAATCCCCCGTGTGGTTGAAAACCAAACTCGAAGCCATCGGCCTGCGACCGATCAACAACATCGTTGATATCACCAACTACGCACTCCATGAACTCGGCCATCCACTGCACGCATTTGATGCCGCCAAGGTCGACGGCGCTCTCGATATCCGTATGGCCGCAGACGGCGAAATTTTCAAAGCGCTCGACGAGGCCGACTACACCCTGACGAGTGACGATGTGGTCATCTCGGACGCCTCCGGCCATGCGCTCGCGCTCGGCGGCATCATGGGGGGGCTCGACAGCGGGGTCACGGAAACCACCACCGACATCATCCTCGAATCCGCTTATTTCACCCCGGCGAAAATCCGCCGCAGCTCACGCCGCCTGCTGCTGAGCTCGGATTCCTCGTATCGTTTTGAACGTGGCAGCGACCCGCAGCAGGTGCTCCCATCCTCCGCTTTTGCCGCCAAGCTGATCGTCGAGCTCGCCGGAGGTAAGATCGAAGGCCCAACCGCACTTGCCGGGGAAGCACCCCAGCTAACAGGTGAGGTGGCACTCGATGAAGCCAAACTCAACCAACTGATGGGCGGTTCTATTTCGCTGGCAGACGCACAGGGGATTTTAACCCGCCTCGGATTGGAACAACTCGGCGGCAATCTCTGGAGTATCCCAAGCTACCGGCTCGACCTCCACCGCCACATCGACTTGGTCGAGGAAATTGCCCGTGTGCACGGACTCGACAACGTTCCATCGCGCTTCAGCGGCACCTTTGCCCACGAAAGCGAGATCGATGCCGCCTACGATTACCAGATGTGCGTGCGTAACAAGCTCGTGGCCCTCGGGTTCTATGAAACGCAAACCATCAAGCTGATCGCCGCAAGCTCACCCGATCTGATGACGGCCCAGATGGATACTGCGCTCCCCCTCCGCCCTCTCCAGGATGGTGATGTCATCCGGGTGGCGCTTCCGCTCAGTGAGGACCACGCCATCATGCGCCCGTCTCTAACACCCGGCCTGGTCGCTACCGCCGCACGCAATATCCGCCAGGGCGCCAAGTCACTTCGCCTGTTCGAAATCGGCCGACAGTTCCGTAACGTCGGTGGAGGCAAGGCAAATGATCTTGAAGCCGACTCCCTGGCAATGCTGTTAGGTGGCGAGCGCCGCCCCGCCACGTGGTCGGTCAGGTCAGGCTGCCAGGGGCGCATTGACGCCTTCGATGTCAAGGCCGCCATCGCCGCGCTGCTTCCGACCAGGGACATTCAATTCACCCCGCGTGACCGCGAGGGGTTCATCATCGCCGCGGACGTCCAGTGCGATGGCAAGCCGATCGGCGTGTTTGCCCAGCTCAGTCCGGCGAAGTGCCGTGACCTCGGAAGCGACTCCCCCATTTACCTGGTTGAGCTCGATGTGAAAAAATGCCAGCAGCTTGGCACAGGAGCCGTCCAGGTTGACGGGCTTCCCCAGTTCCCCGGCTCAAGCCGTGATGCCGCCATGGTGGCTCCCATCGACCTTGCCAATGCCGAGATTGAAAAGGTGGTCAAAAAACACAACGAGATGCTTTTGGTGTCGTCGGCCTGTTTCGACCTCTTTACCGACCCGACGGGTGAAAAAATGCCCGTCGACAAAAAATCCATCGCCTACACCTTCCACTACCGGTCCCCTGACCGCACCTTGAAAGCGAACGAGGTTGACCAGGCACACCAGAAGCTGCTCGACAAGCTCAGCCAGGCCTTGCCGATCACATTTCGATAG
- a CDS encoding ABC-F family ATP-binding cassette domain-containing protein, whose product MLIIRKLTKSLGGRTLFEDADMTINWGERVALVGPNGAGKSTLFKMILKEEDTDAGSVEVDDYAIVGYLAQEAGDPGDETVLEIAIGITPELIKAVRTMREGDATGKTDTDAYHKAQDAFEAANGYQLEPKAKRILSGLGFDPEAFDKPAREFSGGWIMRAHLAQLLVKEPDLLMLDEPTNHLDLTALIWLQRYLLNYPGALLMISHDRDFMDALIETVYEIDEEQLISYTGNYTAYLKQRNKRYTQKVQAYRNQNKEIERVQEFIDRFRSVTSKAAQVQSRIKTLEKMKRLPKPIAPRKVFKFNFPQPQRSNQKVIELEKIHMAYGDKVVYESLDLTVERGDRMVLVGPNGAGKSTLLKILAGELEFQSGTRNCGYNTRLGYYSQHRTESMNEANTVIEEVMASGGDMREEEARSILGSFLFRRADVHKKVRVLSGGEKSRLNLVKFLVNPPNLLLMDEPTTHLDIISIEALLQALKHYEGTLVFISHDVHFIKNLAKITLHVDKGQLTRYAGGYEYYLEKSGLDDDRGSVTA is encoded by the coding sequence TGATCCTCAAGGAGGAGGACACCGATGCGGGTAGTGTCGAGGTGGACGACTACGCAATCGTCGGTTACCTCGCCCAGGAGGCAGGCGACCCGGGCGACGAGACGGTTTTGGAAATTGCCATCGGTATCACACCCGAACTGATCAAAGCCGTCCGCACCATGCGCGAGGGTGACGCCACCGGCAAAACCGACACCGACGCATACCACAAGGCACAGGACGCATTCGAAGCTGCCAACGGCTACCAACTTGAGCCCAAGGCGAAAAGGATCCTGTCAGGTCTCGGCTTCGACCCTGAAGCCTTTGACAAACCCGCCCGCGAATTCTCCGGTGGCTGGATCATGCGCGCCCACCTCGCCCAGCTGCTTGTCAAGGAGCCGGATCTGCTGATGCTGGACGAGCCCACCAACCACCTCGACCTCACCGCCCTCATCTGGCTGCAACGCTATTTGCTGAACTACCCGGGTGCCTTGCTGATGATTTCCCACGACCGCGACTTCATGGACGCGCTGATCGAAACCGTTTACGAGATCGATGAGGAACAACTCATTTCCTACACCGGCAACTACACCGCCTACCTCAAGCAGCGTAACAAACGCTACACCCAGAAGGTGCAGGCCTACCGCAACCAGAACAAGGAAATCGAACGCGTCCAGGAGTTCATCGACCGTTTCCGGTCGGTCACCTCCAAGGCCGCCCAGGTGCAGAGCCGGATCAAGACGCTTGAGAAGATGAAGCGTCTCCCCAAGCCCATCGCCCCGCGCAAGGTGTTTAAATTCAATTTCCCCCAGCCACAGCGCTCTAACCAGAAGGTCATTGAGCTTGAAAAAATCCATATGGCCTACGGCGACAAGGTTGTCTACGAGAGTCTCGATCTCACGGTCGAACGTGGCGACCGCATGGTGCTGGTCGGACCTAACGGCGCCGGTAAATCCACCCTGCTAAAAATCCTCGCCGGTGAGTTGGAGTTTCAAAGCGGCACCCGCAACTGCGGCTACAACACCCGCCTCGGCTACTATTCCCAGCACCGCACCGAGTCGATGAACGAAGCCAACACCGTGATCGAAGAAGTCATGGCCAGTGGTGGCGACATGCGTGAGGAGGAAGCCCGCTCGATTCTCGGGTCCTTTTTATTCCGGCGTGCCGATGTCCATAAAAAAGTCCGTGTCCTTTCCGGTGGCGAGAAGTCCCGACTCAATCTGGTGAAGTTCCTGGTCAATCCACCCAACCTGCTGCTGATGGACGAGCCGACCACCCACCTCGACATCATTTCCATCGAGGCGCTGCTGCAAGCACTCAAGCACTACGAGGGCACCCTGGTGTTCATTTCCCACGACGTTCACTTTATCAAGAACCTCGCGAAGATCACCCTACACGTCGACAAGGGCCAGCTGACCCGCTATGCGGGTGGTTATGAATACTACCTTGAAAAGTCAGGCCTCGACGACGACCGCGGCTCGGTGACGGCGTGA